In one Streptomyces sp. T12 genomic region, the following are encoded:
- a CDS encoding response regulator: MLSPTGGTPQAPTRVLVIDDEPQIVRALVINLKARKYEVDAAHDGATALELAATRHPDVVVLDLGLPDMDGVEVIRGLRGWTRVPILVLSARHSSDEKVEALDAGADDYVTKPFGMDELLARLRAAVRRAEPTGGGEDDVMVETEEFTVDLAAKKVNRGGKDVRLTPTEWHLLEVLVRNTGRLVSQKQLLQEVWGPSYGTETNYLRVYMAQLRRKLEADPSHPRHFITEPGMGYRFEK; this comes from the coding sequence ATGCTGAGCCCGACCGGGGGGACCCCCCAGGCCCCCACGAGGGTGCTGGTGATCGACGACGAGCCGCAGATCGTGCGCGCCCTCGTGATCAATCTCAAGGCCCGCAAGTACGAGGTCGACGCGGCCCACGACGGGGCCACCGCCCTCGAACTCGCCGCCACGCGCCACCCCGACGTGGTCGTCCTCGACCTCGGTCTGCCCGACATGGACGGCGTCGAGGTGATCCGGGGGCTGCGCGGCTGGACCCGGGTGCCGATCCTGGTGCTGTCCGCCCGGCACTCCTCTGACGAGAAGGTCGAGGCGCTGGACGCGGGCGCCGACGACTACGTCACCAAGCCCTTCGGCATGGACGAGCTGCTGGCCCGGCTGCGGGCCGCCGTCCGCCGCGCCGAACCGACCGGGGGCGGCGAGGACGACGTGATGGTGGAGACCGAGGAGTTCACCGTCGACCTGGCCGCGAAGAAGGTCAACCGGGGCGGGAAGGACGTACGGCTGACCCCCACGGAGTGGCATCTGCTGGAGGTGCTGGTCCGCAACACCGGGCGGCTCGTCAGCCAGAAGCAGCTGCTGCAGGAGGTCTGGGGGCCGTCGTACGGGACGGAGACGAACTATCTGCGGGTGTACATGGCCCAACTGCGCAGGAAGCTGGAGGCGGATCCTTCGCATCCCCGGCACTTCATCACGGAGCCGGGGATGGGGTACCGATTCGAGAAATGA
- a CDS encoding OB-fold nucleic acid binding domain-containing protein has product MSAVPRSEKSVGRFRRMLDRLSSSQEDLESEELREDAETAGCIRIGDCHDRQIVTVTGTLRTVTLRPRAGVPALEAELFDGSAALDVVWLGRRSIVGIEPGRRLIASGRISMSRGRRVLFNPKYELRPLGRE; this is encoded by the coding sequence ATGAGTGCTGTTCCTCGTTCCGAAAAGTCGGTGGGCCGGTTCCGGCGCATGCTCGACCGGCTCTCCTCGTCGCAGGAGGACCTGGAGTCCGAGGAGCTGCGGGAGGATGCCGAGACGGCCGGATGCATCAGGATCGGTGACTGCCATGACCGACAGATAGTGACGGTTACTGGTACCTTGCGCACGGTCACCCTGCGGCCGCGTGCGGGAGTCCCGGCCCTGGAGGCCGAGCTGTTCGACGGCTCCGCCGCCCTCGACGTGGTGTGGCTCGGCAGGCGCTCCATAGTCGGGATAGAGCCGGGGCGCCGGCTGATCGCATCGGGCCGGATCTCCATGAGCCGAGGCCGCCGGGTGCTGTTCAACCCGAAATACGAACTGAGACCCCTCGGACGGGAGTAG
- a CDS encoding DUF3159 domain-containing protein, which translates to MTSLDKPTEDTTDTTADAEHDARAVTEAALFEAFGGMRGMIETVLPGLLFVTIYTINKDLHLSAIAALGVSLLLVVVRLVMRDTVKHAFSGVFGVAFGVVFAMMTGNAKDFYLPGMLYTLGLGLAYIITTLCGVPLIGLILGPVFKENLSWRKRNPGRKKAYAKASWAWGLILLAKCAILFPLYWWADTTQLGWVLVALKIPPFLLAVWLTWVFLAKAPAPIDVFAEMEAAEKAEEERKAASAAEREEAAGARHRRET; encoded by the coding sequence GTGACGTCGCTCGACAAGCCGACTGAAGACACCACCGACACCACCGCAGACGCCGAGCACGACGCCCGGGCGGTGACCGAGGCCGCGCTGTTCGAGGCCTTCGGCGGCATGCGCGGCATGATCGAGACGGTGCTGCCCGGTCTGCTCTTCGTCACCATCTACACGATCAACAAGGACCTCCACCTGTCGGCCATCGCCGCGCTCGGGGTGTCCCTGTTGCTCGTGGTGGTGCGCCTGGTGATGCGGGACACCGTCAAACACGCGTTCAGCGGCGTCTTCGGCGTCGCCTTCGGTGTCGTGTTCGCGATGATGACCGGCAACGCGAAGGACTTCTATCTGCCCGGCATGCTCTACACGCTGGGGCTGGGACTCGCGTACATCATCACGACCTTGTGCGGCGTGCCGTTGATCGGGCTGATCCTCGGGCCGGTGTTCAAGGAGAACCTCTCCTGGCGCAAACGCAATCCCGGGCGCAAGAAGGCGTACGCGAAGGCCAGTTGGGCGTGGGGCCTGATCCTGCTCGCCAAGTGCGCGATTCTCTTCCCGCTGTACTGGTGGGCGGACACGACGCAGTTGGGCTGGGTGCTGGTCGCGCTGAAGATTCCGCCGTTCCTGCTGGCCGTGTGGCTGACGTGGGTGTTCCTGGCGAAGGCGCCGGCGCCGATCGATGTGTTCGCGGAGATGGAAGCGGCGGAGAAGGCGGAGGAGGAGCGCAAGGCGGCGTCGGCCGCGGAGCGCGAGGAGGCCGCGGGCGCGCGGCACCGCCGGGAGACCTAG
- a CDS encoding TrkA family potassium uptake protein, which produces MRVAIAGAGAVGRSIAGELLENGHEVLLVDKAPTAISVERVPQAEWLLADACEITSLDEAALQRCNVVIAATGDDKVNLVVSLLAKTEYGVPRVVARVNNPKNEWLFNESWGVDVAVSTPRLMSALVEEAVSVGDLVRLLRFSHGDANLVELTLPEESALAGTQVGDVEWPQDTSLVTIIRGNRVLTPSREDSLEAGDELLFVAAQAREEQLEDLLSVRREDTAG; this is translated from the coding sequence ATGAGGGTCGCCATTGCCGGTGCCGGCGCGGTGGGTCGCTCCATCGCGGGCGAACTGCTGGAGAACGGCCACGAGGTCCTGCTCGTCGACAAGGCGCCGACCGCTATCTCGGTCGAGCGCGTCCCGCAGGCGGAGTGGCTGCTCGCCGACGCCTGCGAGATCACGTCCCTGGACGAGGCGGCCCTGCAGCGCTGCAACGTGGTGATCGCCGCGACGGGCGACGACAAGGTCAACCTGGTCGTGTCCCTGCTGGCGAAGACGGAGTACGGCGTCCCGCGCGTCGTGGCCCGCGTGAACAACCCCAAGAACGAGTGGCTGTTCAACGAGTCGTGGGGCGTGGACGTGGCGGTCTCCACCCCCCGCCTGATGTCGGCCCTGGTCGAGGAAGCGGTCTCGGTCGGCGACCTGGTCCGTCTCCTGCGCTTCAGCCACGGCGACGCCAACCTCGTCGAGCTGACCCTCCCGGAGGAGTCGGCCCTGGCCGGCACCCAGGTCGGCGACGTCGAGTGGCCCCAGGACACGTCCCTGGTCACCATCATCCGCGGCAACCGGGTCCTGACCCCGTCCCGCGAGGACTCCCTGGAGGCAGGCGACGAACTCCTCTTCGTGGCCGCCCAGGCCCGCGAGGAGCAGTTGGAGGACCTGCTGTCGGTCCGCCGCGAGGACACGGCGGGCTGA
- a CDS encoding TrkA family potassium uptake protein: MHIVIMGCGRVGSALAQTLEQQGHTVAVIDQDPTAFRRLGPGFGGRRVTGVGFDQDTLREAGIEEAGAFAAVSSGDNSNIISARVAREMFGVENVAARIYDPRRAEVYQRLGIPTVATVRWTADQMLRRLLPSGAEPLWRDPTGGVQLAEVHASAAWVGHKISKLQEETGVRVAFLTRLGEAILPTSQTVLQEGDLVHVMMRTDEVDKVEAAFAKGPEEEGGH, translated from the coding sequence GTGCACATCGTCATCATGGGCTGCGGAAGGGTGGGCTCCGCTCTGGCCCAGACCCTGGAGCAACAAGGGCACACGGTCGCCGTGATCGACCAGGACCCCACCGCCTTCCGACGGCTGGGCCCCGGGTTCGGAGGACGCCGGGTCACCGGTGTCGGCTTCGACCAGGACACCCTGCGCGAGGCGGGCATCGAGGAGGCCGGCGCCTTCGCCGCCGTCTCCAGCGGAGACAACTCGAACATCATCTCCGCGCGCGTGGCCCGCGAGATGTTCGGCGTGGAGAACGTCGCGGCCCGTATCTACGACCCCCGCCGCGCCGAGGTCTACCAGCGCCTGGGCATCCCCACCGTGGCCACGGTCCGCTGGACGGCCGACCAGATGCTGCGCCGTCTGCTGCCCTCGGGCGCCGAGCCGCTGTGGCGGGACCCCACCGGCGGTGTCCAGCTCGCCGAGGTGCACGCCTCCGCGGCCTGGGTCGGGCACAAGATCAGCAAGCTGCAGGAGGAGACCGGCGTCCGCGTCGCGTTCCTCACCCGGCTCGGCGAGGCGATCCTGCCCACGTCGCAGACGGTGCTGCAGGAGGGCGACCTGGTGCACGTGATGATGCGCACCGACGAGGTCGACAAGGTCGAGGCGGCGTTCGCCAAGGGTCCCGAAGAGGAGGGCGGTCACTGA
- a CDS encoding APC family permease: MSKLTDVPKRILIGRALRSDRLAETLLPKRIALPVFASDPLSSVAYAPGEVLLVLSIAGVSAYHFSPWIAVAVVVLMFTVVASYRQNVHAYPSGGGDYEVATTNLGPKAGLTVASALLVDYVLTVAVSISSGIENLGSAVPFVVEHKVECAVAVIVLLTLMNLRGVKESGSLFAIPTYVFVAGVFIMIAWGAFRGLVLDDTMRAPTASYEIKPEHEGLAGFALVFLLLRAFSSGCAALTGVEAISNGVPAFRKPKSKNAATTLAAMGLLAVTMFCGIIGLAMVTKVRMAENPAVDLLKDGAAVGAGYVQNPVITQVAEAVFGKGSFFFIVLAAATALVLFLAANTAYNGFPVLGSILAQDRYLPRQLHTRGDRLAFSNGIVLLAGAAILLVWIYGADSTRLIQLYIVGVFVSFTLSQTGMVRHWNRLLATETDQAKRRHMIRSRAINTFGAFFTGLVLIVVLVTKFTHGAWVALLGMVIFYGTMTAIRRHYDHVSEELAAPEGPSDDSVRPSRVHSVVLISKIHRPALRALAYAKLLRSDTLEALSVNVDPVETKALREEWERRGIDVPLKVLDSPYREITRPIIEYVKSLRKESPRDAVSVIIPEYVVGHWYEHLLHNQSALRLKGRLLFTPGIMVTSVPYQLQSSEAAKLRARKRQEWNAPGSVRRGPAQERAKESDAQR, from the coding sequence GTGTCCAAACTGACCGACGTGCCCAAGCGGATTCTGATCGGGCGCGCACTGCGCAGTGACCGGCTCGCGGAAACGCTCCTGCCGAAGCGCATCGCGCTGCCCGTCTTCGCCTCCGACCCGCTGTCCTCCGTGGCGTACGCCCCCGGAGAAGTACTGCTGGTCCTCTCCATCGCGGGCGTGTCGGCGTACCACTTCAGCCCCTGGATCGCGGTCGCGGTCGTGGTGCTGATGTTCACCGTGGTCGCCTCCTACCGGCAGAACGTGCACGCCTACCCCAGCGGTGGCGGCGACTACGAGGTGGCCACCACCAACCTCGGCCCCAAGGCCGGTCTGACGGTCGCGAGCGCCCTGCTCGTCGACTACGTTCTGACCGTCGCCGTCTCGATCTCCTCCGGCATCGAGAACCTGGGCTCAGCGGTCCCGTTCGTCGTCGAGCACAAGGTCGAGTGCGCGGTCGCCGTGATCGTGCTGCTGACGCTGATGAACCTGCGCGGCGTCAAGGAATCCGGCAGCCTCTTCGCGATCCCGACGTACGTGTTCGTCGCGGGCGTCTTCATCATGATCGCGTGGGGCGCGTTCCGCGGGCTGGTCCTCGACGACACCATGCGGGCGCCCACGGCGTCGTACGAGATCAAGCCGGAGCACGAGGGACTCGCGGGCTTCGCGCTGGTCTTCCTGCTGCTGCGCGCCTTCTCCTCCGGCTGTGCCGCGCTCACCGGCGTCGAGGCGATCTCCAACGGTGTACCGGCCTTCCGCAAGCCCAAGTCGAAGAACGCCGCCACCACGCTCGCGGCGATGGGTCTGCTGGCCGTCACCATGTTCTGCGGCATCATCGGGCTCGCCATGGTGACCAAGGTCCGTATGGCCGAGAACCCGGCCGTCGACCTGCTGAAGGACGGTGCCGCGGTCGGCGCCGGCTACGTCCAGAACCCGGTGATCACCCAGGTCGCCGAGGCCGTCTTCGGCAAGGGCAGCTTCTTCTTCATCGTGCTCGCCGCGGCCACCGCCCTGGTGCTGTTCCTGGCGGCCAACACCGCCTACAACGGCTTCCCGGTGCTCGGCTCGATCCTCGCCCAGGACCGCTATCTGCCGCGCCAGCTGCACACCCGCGGCGACCGGCTCGCCTTCTCCAACGGCATCGTGCTCCTGGCGGGCGCGGCCATCCTGCTGGTGTGGATCTACGGCGCCGACTCCACCCGGCTGATCCAGCTGTACATCGTCGGCGTGTTCGTGTCCTTCACGCTCAGCCAGACCGGCATGGTCCGCCACTGGAACCGCCTCCTGGCGACGGAGACCGACCAGGCCAAGCGCCGCCACATGATCCGCTCCCGCGCGATCAACACCTTCGGCGCCTTCTTCACCGGCCTCGTCCTGATCGTCGTGCTCGTCACGAAGTTCACGCACGGCGCCTGGGTGGCCCTGCTGGGCATGGTGATCTTCTACGGCACGATGACGGCGATCCGCCGCCACTACGACCATGTCTCCGAGGAACTCGCCGCCCCCGAGGGCCCGAGCGACGACAGCGTACGGCCGTCCCGCGTGCACTCCGTCGTCCTGATCTCCAAGATCCACCGCCCGGCCCTGCGCGCCCTGGCCTACGCCAAGCTGCTGCGCTCGGACACCCTCGAGGCGCTCAGCGTCAACGTGGACCCGGTCGAGACCAAGGCGCTGCGCGAGGAGTGGGAGCGGCGCGGCATCGACGTACCGCTGAAGGTGCTCGACTCGCCGTACCGCGAGATCACGCGGCCGATCATCGAGTACGTCAAGAGCCTGCGCAAGGAGTCCCCGCGCGACGCCGTCTCGGTCATCATCCCCGAGTACGTGGTCGGCCACTGGTACGAGCATCTGCTGCACAACCAGAGCGCGCTGCGGCTGAAGGGCCGGCTGCTGTTCACGCCGGGCATCATGGTGACCTCGGTGCCGTACCAGCTCCAGTCCTCCGAGGCGGCCAAGCTTCGGGCCCGCAAGCGGCAGGAGTGGAACGCGCCGGGTTCGGTGCGGCGTGGGCCTGCCCAGGAGCGGGCGAAGGAGTCGGACGCCCAGCGCTGA
- a CDS encoding class I SAM-dependent RNA methyltransferase: protein MQAEPKKSLVGEEYEVEIGPVAHGGHCIARTDAGQVLFVRHTLPGERVVARVTEGEEGDRYLRADAVEVLSASKDRIEAPCPFAGPGRCGGCDWQHAKPGAQRRLKGEVIAEQLQRLAGLTPEDVGWDGTVVPAEGDKLPAGQVPQWRTRVQYAVDADGHAGLRRHRSHEVERIDHCMIAAEGVSELGIEKRDWTGMAGVEAIAATGSQDRQVILTPKPGARLPIVELDKPVSVMRVGDKDGGTHRVHGRPFVRERADGRTHRVGSGGFWQVHPKAADTLVTAVMQGLLPRKGEMALDLYCGVGLFAGALADRLGDKGAVLGIESGKRAVEDARHNLADFERVRIEQGKVETVLPRTGITEVDLIVLDPPRAGAGRNTVAHLASLGARRIAYVACDPAALARDLGYFRDGGYRVRMLRAFDLFPMTHHVECMAILEPAAKGS from the coding sequence ATGCAGGCAGAACCGAAGAAGTCGCTGGTGGGGGAGGAGTACGAGGTCGAGATCGGCCCCGTCGCCCACGGCGGGCACTGCATCGCCCGCACCGACGCCGGCCAAGTGCTGTTCGTCCGCCACACGCTGCCCGGCGAGCGGGTCGTGGCCCGTGTGACCGAGGGCGAGGAGGGCGACCGCTACCTGCGCGCGGACGCGGTCGAGGTCCTGTCGGCATCCAAGGACCGCATCGAGGCGCCCTGCCCCTTCGCCGGCCCCGGCCGCTGCGGCGGCTGCGACTGGCAGCACGCCAAGCCGGGGGCACAGCGCCGGCTGAAGGGCGAGGTCATCGCCGAACAGCTGCAGCGGCTCGCGGGACTGACGCCGGAGGACGTCGGCTGGGACGGCACGGTGGTGCCGGCCGAGGGCGACAAGCTGCCGGCGGGGCAGGTGCCGCAGTGGCGGACGCGGGTGCAGTACGCGGTGGACGCCGACGGGCACGCCGGACTGCGTCGGCACCGCTCGCACGAGGTGGAACGGATCGACCACTGCATGATCGCCGCCGAGGGCGTCAGCGAGCTGGGCATCGAGAAGCGCGACTGGACCGGCATGGCGGGGGTCGAGGCGATCGCGGCGACGGGGTCGCAGGACCGTCAGGTGATCCTCACCCCGAAGCCGGGGGCGCGGCTGCCGATCGTGGAGTTGGACAAGCCGGTCTCCGTGATGCGGGTCGGCGACAAGGACGGCGGGACGCACCGGGTCCACGGCCGACCCTTCGTCCGCGAACGCGCGGACGGCCGTACGCACCGGGTCGGCAGCGGCGGCTTCTGGCAGGTTCACCCGAAGGCCGCGGACACCCTGGTGACGGCGGTCATGCAGGGCCTGCTGCCCCGCAAGGGCGAGATGGCGCTCGACCTGTACTGCGGCGTCGGCCTGTTCGCGGGCGCGCTCGCCGACCGGCTCGGCGACAAGGGCGCGGTCCTCGGTATCGAGTCCGGCAAGCGCGCGGTGGAGGACGCCCGGCACAACCTGGCCGACTTCGAGCGGGTGCGGATCGAGCAGGGCAAGGTCGAGACGGTCCTGCCGCGCACGGGTATCACCGAGGTGGACCTGATCGTGCTGGACCCGCCGAGGGCCGGGGCGGGACGGAATACGGTCGCGCATCTCGCGTCGCTGGGGGCGCGGCGGATCGCGTATGTGGCGTGCGATCCGGCGGCGTTGGCGCGGGATCTGGGGTACTTCCGGGATGGGGGGTATCGGGTGCGGATGTTGCGGGCGTTCGATTTGTTTCCGATGACGCATCATGTGGAGTGCATGGCGATCCTTGAGCCCGCCGCAAAGGGCTCCTGA
- a CDS encoding transposase, with the protein MLRHRAQLVRLRTLLRSRIHVVLAEHGCDRMGSARTCWSAPGRAWLGELPLPDSARRTAADRLEVIDALPAVIDRRDAVLAQTTNADPRVKALTALPGIGRITALVMVAEIGDIRRFSSVRKLASWAGLTPTIRGSDPRVRCRRISRQGDPGGAGS; encoded by the coding sequence GTGCTGCGCCACCGTGCCCAGCTCGTCCGGTTGCGCACACTGCTGCGCAGCCGCATCCACGTGGTCCTCGCCGAACACGGCTGCGACCGCATGGGCAGCGCCCGCACCTGCTGGAGTGCCCCGGGCCGCGCATGGCTCGGCGAACTGCCGCTGCCGGACAGCGCGCGCCGGACGGCGGCCGACCGGCTGGAGGTCATCGATGCACTGCCGGCCGTCATCGACCGGCGCGACGCTGTGCTTGCGCAGACCACGAACGCGGACCCGCGGGTCAAGGCGCTCACCGCGCTGCCCGGCATCGGCCGGATCACCGCCCTGGTCATGGTGGCGGAGATCGGTGACATTCGCCGGTTCTCGTCGGTCCGCAAGCTCGCCTCCTGGGCCGGACTCACCCCCACCATCCGCGGCTCGGACCCAAGGGTGCGCTGCAGGCGCATCTCTAGGCAGGGCGACCCTGGCGGCGCTGGATCATGA
- a CDS encoding AMP-binding protein, producing MASTLTVAGDLAGAPRVEDWVRRSAERHQAKEALRIGARRVSYAELMGTADRWARVLRTAHPHGEPRSIGLLSDRTLTGYTGVLATLCAGARVCPLGPDLPSDRLVALLRDHPLDALITDHVCAGQLKSLADRYALPPILAPDNDSAFWVGTQARVLVDRDSTTAQGARDRPSETAYVMFTSGSTGRPKAVPITHANVLSFLTTVRDRYDFTASDVFSQTFGLTFDLAYFDLFVAWTCGGTLVHTHPAALGRLEEFVRRESLTVWFSVPSAIGFARRTSGLPSNSLSSLRWSLFCGEALLTEDAAAWQRAAANSVVENLYGPTEVTIACSAYRWSPESRGAGLHGVVPVGHLFPGHDAVLLDEAGRIDVSQGELCVTGPQMFSGYLREEDDEGRFVRIDDRLWYRTGDLVRRSETAGLLYLGRVDHQVKIRGHRIDPGEIEYWLRTIPGVEAAAVLADGGPEDRELVAFCSGPAVDTAQLDRRLREFLPPHMIPRRYVTLDRLPVTDRGKTDRSALAAVLTRSHEVLGLSPGLPAPGR from the coding sequence GTGGCCAGCACTCTGACAGTCGCGGGGGACCTCGCCGGTGCCCCACGCGTCGAGGACTGGGTGCGGCGCAGCGCGGAACGCCACCAGGCGAAGGAGGCGCTGCGGATCGGTGCGCGTCGGGTGAGCTACGCCGAACTGATGGGCACGGCGGATCGCTGGGCCCGTGTCCTGCGGACAGCACATCCCCACGGTGAGCCCCGCTCCATAGGCCTACTCAGCGACCGGACGTTGACCGGCTACACAGGTGTGCTCGCGACCCTCTGCGCGGGTGCCAGGGTCTGTCCGCTCGGCCCGGACCTGCCGTCCGACCGGCTCGTGGCGTTGCTCCGCGACCACCCCCTCGACGCATTGATCACGGACCACGTCTGTGCCGGTCAGCTCAAGTCCTTGGCCGACCGGTACGCCCTGCCACCGATACTCGCTCCCGACAACGACTCCGCCTTCTGGGTCGGCACTCAGGCGCGGGTGCTCGTTGACCGGGACAGCACCACAGCTCAGGGCGCACGGGACCGTCCCAGCGAGACCGCTTACGTCATGTTCACCTCGGGCTCCACAGGACGCCCCAAGGCGGTGCCCATCACCCACGCCAACGTCCTCTCCTTCCTAACAACCGTGAGGGATCGCTACGACTTCACCGCTAGCGACGTCTTCAGCCAGACCTTCGGGTTGACGTTCGACCTTGCTTACTTCGATCTCTTCGTGGCCTGGACCTGCGGTGGAACGCTGGTGCACACCCACCCGGCGGCGCTCGGCCGCCTGGAGGAATTCGTGCGGAGGGAGAGTCTCACCGTCTGGTTCTCCGTCCCCAGCGCGATCGGTTTCGCTCGACGGACCAGTGGCCTGCCGTCCAACTCCCTGTCCTCACTGCGGTGGAGCCTCTTCTGCGGTGAGGCGTTGCTCACCGAGGACGCCGCCGCCTGGCAGCGAGCGGCGGCTAATTCAGTGGTGGAGAACCTCTACGGGCCGACCGAAGTGACCATCGCCTGCTCGGCGTACCGATGGTCACCTGAGAGCCGGGGCGCGGGGCTGCACGGCGTCGTGCCTGTCGGGCACCTCTTCCCCGGCCACGACGCGGTACTGCTCGACGAGGCCGGGCGCATCGACGTCAGCCAAGGCGAGCTGTGCGTCACGGGGCCCCAGATGTTCTCCGGCTATCTGCGCGAGGAAGACGACGAGGGCCGCTTCGTCCGGATCGACGACCGCCTCTGGTATCGCACCGGCGACCTGGTCCGTCGTAGCGAGACCGCCGGCCTCCTGTACCTCGGCCGGGTCGACCATCAAGTGAAGATTCGTGGTCACCGGATCGATCCGGGGGAGATCGAATACTGGCTGCGGACGATCCCGGGTGTCGAAGCCGCGGCTGTACTGGCCGACGGCGGCCCGGAGGATCGGGAGTTGGTCGCCTTTTGCTCCGGCCCTGCAGTGGACACCGCACAACTCGACAGGCGGCTCCGCGAGTTCCTGCCCCCTCATATGATCCCGCGCCGCTACGTGACGCTGGACCGGCTGCCTGTGACCGACCGCGGCAAGACGGATCGGAGTGCCCTCGCGGCCGTACTGACCAGAAGTCATGAGGTTCTCGGCCTATCACCAGGCCTGCCGGCGCCCGGCCGTTGA
- a CDS encoding ABC transporter ATP-binding protein — MSTVRDRCAERLGLLGLLRLAPHGLVSMLLFAMLAQALLPAAAALAVAALIGSLDTSYTAAVVTLGLALLADNVLRALIQPLTALVVSQIDGVNRARVARRAALTVTIDPVARPEVQNLIRQAAADPVEWVEKTPGEGAIGQATTIVRYAGLLSSSAVVAAWAWWLVPLLVLSALGVRAMNRAEWIQHFHIWCAGIEHHRRCQYWGALTSSPAEGKEARVFGFGELLVDRHQHHMRAHLSPVWADDRRMIAAKWRELAATVVPLAVVYLIVLWGAADGQGSVALAAAVLAAGWGIFQSITSIGELVSIEGALPAVRALRKLDSVLPEQSPPQPAPDAGGPGLVRESAPTVRFHSVVFRYPGTNRRVLDGLDLEIRPGELLAVVGLNGAGKSTLTKLLAGLHEPSEGRITVDGKDLRDLDVAVWRRHLAIIFQDFVKYELPLADNIALGRARTRTEPAEIEAAAHDVGLTAMVEDRLPDSWATPLSRSRAGGVDLSGGQWQQVALARALYAARLGARVLVMDEPTSHLDVRSEHELFQRLHGLTRDMSTVLITHRLSTVRSADRIVLLDGGRVTESGTHEELVALGGEYARVYGIQAERFRRGYADRLEEGAV; from the coding sequence TTGTCCACAGTTCGCGACCGCTGCGCCGAACGGCTCGGTCTGCTGGGACTTCTGCGCTTGGCCCCTCACGGACTGGTGTCGATGCTCCTCTTCGCGATGCTGGCGCAGGCGCTGTTGCCCGCGGCAGCCGCCCTGGCAGTGGCCGCCCTCATCGGCTCCCTCGACACCTCGTACACAGCCGCCGTGGTCACGCTGGGCCTGGCACTCCTCGCCGACAACGTCCTGCGCGCTCTGATCCAGCCGCTCACCGCACTGGTCGTGAGCCAGATCGACGGCGTTAACCGCGCCCGAGTCGCGAGACGTGCCGCCCTCACGGTCACGATCGACCCGGTAGCGCGACCAGAGGTGCAGAACCTCATCAGGCAGGCGGCAGCGGACCCGGTCGAGTGGGTGGAGAAAACGCCCGGAGAAGGGGCCATCGGCCAGGCGACCACCATCGTTAGGTACGCAGGACTGCTCTCCTCCTCGGCGGTAGTGGCCGCGTGGGCATGGTGGCTGGTTCCCTTGCTCGTCCTTTCCGCACTGGGCGTCCGCGCGATGAACCGCGCGGAGTGGATTCAGCATTTCCACATCTGGTGTGCCGGTATCGAGCACCACCGCCGCTGTCAGTACTGGGGTGCACTGACCAGCAGCCCAGCGGAAGGAAAGGAAGCGCGCGTCTTCGGCTTCGGGGAACTGCTCGTTGATCGCCACCAGCATCACATGCGCGCCCACCTCTCCCCCGTATGGGCGGACGACCGCCGCATGATCGCCGCCAAATGGCGCGAGCTGGCCGCCACAGTGGTGCCGCTGGCGGTCGTGTACCTCATCGTGTTGTGGGGAGCCGCCGACGGGCAAGGTTCCGTGGCTCTCGCGGCGGCCGTACTAGCCGCGGGCTGGGGGATCTTCCAGTCGATCACGAGCATCGGGGAACTGGTGAGCATCGAGGGGGCCCTGCCCGCCGTACGCGCACTCCGGAAGCTGGATTCGGTCCTGCCCGAGCAGTCGCCCCCGCAGCCTGCCCCGGACGCTGGAGGGCCAGGTCTCGTCCGGGAAAGCGCTCCGACCGTGCGCTTCCACTCCGTCGTCTTCCGCTATCCCGGCACGAACCGGCGGGTACTGGACGGTCTGGACCTGGAGATACGACCGGGAGAGTTGCTGGCCGTGGTCGGACTGAACGGTGCCGGAAAGTCCACGCTGACCAAACTGCTGGCGGGGCTCCACGAACCGAGCGAGGGACGGATCACGGTTGACGGAAAGGATCTGAGGGACCTCGACGTCGCCGTATGGCGCCGACATCTCGCCATCATCTTCCAGGACTTCGTGAAGTACGAGCTGCCCCTCGCCGACAACATCGCGCTGGGCAGAGCGCGCACGCGAACGGAACCAGCGGAGATCGAGGCCGCCGCACACGACGTCGGACTCACCGCCATGGTCGAAGACCGTCTTCCCGACTCCTGGGCGACGCCGCTCTCACGCTCCCGGGCCGGGGGTGTGGATCTCTCCGGCGGTCAGTGGCAGCAGGTTGCCCTGGCCCGCGCGCTGTACGCGGCCCGCCTCGGTGCACGTGTCCTGGTGATGGACGAGCCGACCTCGCACCTGGATGTGCGTAGTGAGCATGAGCTGTTCCAGCGGCTGCACGGCCTCACGCGCGATATGAGCACCGTCCTGATCACCCACCGATTGTCGACCGTCCGCAGTGCGGACCGCATTGTCCTGCTCGACGGCGGACGGGTCACGGAATCCGGCACCCACGAGGAGCTGGTGGCGCTCGGCGGGGAATACGCCAGGGTCTACGGCATCCAGGCGGAGAGGTTCCGACGAGGCTACGCGGATCGGCTGGAAGAGGGCGCCGTATGA